Within the Gloeobacter kilaueensis JS1 genome, the region ACTTCAGCGTCGCTCCCAACTACTACGTGTGGATCATTGCCGACGAGGGATCGGGCTTCGATAAACAGCAACCCTGCGCCGACGCGGTTCCCTGCAGCGATTGGGAGTGTGGCCGGGGCTTATTTATCCTGCGCCAGATCTTCGACGAGGTGCAGTGGCTGCCCCCCGGCAACCAGTTGAGGCTGTGCAAATATATCCCCCGCGAAGCGCGTCCTCAACTCAGTTGAGTTGCGCTAAACTGGGCGGACTCTGGGGATCGTTATGCCGGAAGAGCAAGCCAGCCTGTTTCATTTCGGGCAAAATGCACCATCGCCCGAACCCGACACCTTCGATCGCATTCCACAGGATGTCCGGGTGCCGATTGCACCAGGAACCTACAGCACCTTCGATCAAATTACAGCCCACTGCAATCGCTGCCACCGCTGCGAACTGGGGGCGACCCGCACCCACGCGGTCGTCGGTCGGGGCAACCCGGAGGCAATCTTGATGGTGGTGGGTGAGGGGCCAGGCGAAAACGAAGATCTCACAGGCATTCCCTTCGTCGGCAAGGCCGGGCAACTGCTCGATAAGATCCTCAGCTCCGTCGGGCTCGATCCCCAAAAAGATGTCTACGTCTCGAACATCGTCAAGTGCAGGCCGCCCGGCAACCGCAAGCCCAGCCCCGAGGAGATGAAAGCCTGCGTCGGATACCTCAAAGAACAAATTCGCCTGGTCGATCCAAAGATTTTGCTGTTGGCTGGGGGCACAGCCGTCGAGGGGCTCACCGGCGACAAGCGCGGCATCACCAAGATTCGCGGCCAGTGGCTGGAGTGGGAGGGGCGCTGGGCGATGCCTTTTTTTCACCCGGCCTTTTTGCTGCGCAACCCGAGCCGCGAGGCCGGTAGCCCCAAGTGGCTCGCCTGGCAGGACATTCAGCAGGTGCGGGCCAAATACGACGAGCTTATCGCTCCTCTTAGCGCCGGGTAAGAATCTCGACCCCTGTCTCGGTGACAGCGACAGTATGCTCGAACTGAGCGGAGAGGGAACCGTCGGCGGTGATAGCGGTCCACTTGTCGGCGAGGACTTTGGTTTCCCAGGAACCGGCGTTGATCATCGGTTCGATCGTAAAGACCATGCCGGGGCGCAGGCGCGTCCCCTTGCCGCGCGTGCCGTAGTGGGGCACCCAGGGTTCGGTGTGAAAGATCTTGCCGATGCCGTGGCCGACAAAGTCGCGGACGACGCTGAAGCCCGCCGCTTCGGCGTGGGCCTGGATTGCCGCGCCGATGTCGCCCACTCGCGCCCCCGGCTTGACCTCGGCGATGCCCAGCATCAAACACTCGTAGGTCGTCTCGACCAGGCGGCGGGCCAGTTCGCTGACTTTGCCGACGCAGAACGTCTTGCTGCTGTCGCCGTGCCAGCCGTCGAGAATCGGGGTGACGTCGATGTTGATGATGTCACCTTCTTTGAGGAGCTGTTTTTTGTTGGGAATGCCGTGGCAGACGACGTGATTGACGCTGGTGCAGATGTGCTTGGGATAGCCGTGGTAGCCCAGGGGGGCACTTGTCGCACCGTGGGCTCTGGTCCACTCGGCGCACAGGCGGTCGAGTTCTTCGGTGCTCACCCCCGGCTTGACAAAGGGCTCGATGTAATCGAGCAGCTCAGCAGCCAGCCGACCGGCGGCGCGCAGCTTTTCGATCTCTTTGGCCGATTTGATTTCGACCGGTTTGGGAATTTTGAGTTCCATCGGATTTTGGGTGAGGATTGCGACTTTTTTTATTGTGGC harbors:
- a CDS encoding uracil-DNA glycosylase, with the translated sequence MPEEQASLFHFGQNAPSPEPDTFDRIPQDVRVPIAPGTYSTFDQITAHCNRCHRCELGATRTHAVVGRGNPEAILMVVGEGPGENEDLTGIPFVGKAGQLLDKILSSVGLDPQKDVYVSNIVKCRPPGNRKPSPEEMKACVGYLKEQIRLVDPKILLLAGGTAVEGLTGDKRGITKIRGQWLEWEGRWAMPFFHPAFLLRNPSREAGSPKWLAWQDIQQVRAKYDELIAPLSAG
- a CDS encoding ATP-binding protein gives rise to the protein MIAVARQPARQERRTVTFASTLFLRPILDLLLAEISPLWRAEVRLGLQEALVNAACHGNCLDPDKRVTVHFSVAPNYYVWIIADEGSGFDKQQPCADAVPCSDWECGRGLFILRQIFDEVQWLPPGNQLRLCKYIPREARPQLS
- the map gene encoding type I methionyl aminopeptidase; translated protein: MELKIPKPVEIKSAKEIEKLRAAGRLAAELLDYIEPFVKPGVSTEELDRLCAEWTRAHGATSAPLGYHGYPKHICTSVNHVVCHGIPNKKQLLKEGDIINIDVTPILDGWHGDSSKTFCVGKVSELARRLVETTYECLMLGIAEVKPGARVGDIGAAIQAHAEAAGFSVVRDFVGHGIGKIFHTEPWVPHYGTRGKGTRLRPGMVFTIEPMINAGSWETKVLADKWTAITADGSLSAQFEHTVAVTETGVEILTRR